TTTGTCCTTTGTGCCACAAACATGAGTGGCTACAAAGAAAGTGGTCCTTGCTGCTACAATCTACTATACCCATCTGCCATTATGCCTCCAATGGGATTGTATGGATGGATTATGATCTATCTGGTGCAACATTTAGGACCAGGAACTGAATGCCACAAGTGCTCCATGTCATCATGGTTGATCATCGATGGTATCTGCTAGCTGATTCTTGATAAGATTCCACATGTTTGGGGTTTGTTCTGTCGGATGTTTTCCCAATTGGGAGCATGTTAACAAGATATCACAAGTTTGAATGTATACCACTCTTCTTTGAATGCGCCAATACGAAGAACCTTGTCAAATATCTTCTGTATAAGCAACGTATGCAAGGTACTAACTTCTAAGTATCTGAACTCTGCAGAATTTATCTATCCAGCAAACTGGGTTGGAGATCAGAcaatactatacaatcaagtgAAGAAAGCAGAACTTCAGAGATCACTAGACCCTCCGCCATTGACAAATGGGAGATCACCATCTCGACCTTCAAACATCAGTGGACCTGTGGCAGCTTTTGGCCCTCCAGGATCCAACGGGGAGCTCAATGTCAGTGTCATTGTCTCACCTGTCCCACAGGACTTCTCGTAAGTACAATTAAATCATCCATAGCTTGCCTTAAAGTATTCAGGTTGTTTTATAAACCGTGATTATAAAGTCGTGTCATTTAGAGCAATCAGCCACTCCACCGAGATCCTTAGGAGTCCAGTACATGCTGAATGCTGATCTTAGGTTGCTTGGCCAAAAATTATGAGCTTGCAGTGTCATTATATCATAGTGTCCTCTAAGAAGCATTCAACTGTGTGAAACAGAATTGAGGCCTTTGGAGGTCCGAAAGATGTCGGGGAGGTGGTGCTTAGAAGGATCGCAAGGACAAAGCGAAACCCGGACATCAGCGCCACTCTCATCGATGCTGCCTTGAGAGAAGATACCGTGACCAATGTGAAATACTACAAGCTAGAGTTTCGAGTCGAAAGCCCATCTTTTCGACGGCATAACGTCGCGGTGTGCTGCGTGAGGGATGGCAAACTGTACACCTTGAATGCGCAGGCACCGGAATCGGCATGGAGAGCAGTTCAGAACGAGTTCTTTGCGATGGCGGATTCCTTCAGTCTAGTGATTGATGTTTGATCTTGTAGACACGCAGTTTTTGAGCCCTTGCTGCTCTAGTCTGTAACTTCCCAAGTTGAGAAGAGGAGAAATGTAATGTAAATGTTCTTGTATAATAGTCTTCTTTTTACACAAATGTCtgaaattttcttttgcagagAGTACATATTGCTATTTGATGATATATATAGTCAGACCCAAACATCTCTCAGTTCCTTTGAAGAAAGATTCAGAATGCACAACTGAACACCCATTTTGCTGAATGCAGTATCCAGCTCTGCCTCAAGCATACTTGTCGGCAATCTCCACAAGGAGATCACAGAGCTCCTTCGGCTTGGAGAACATGGGCATATGATCAGCTCCCTCGATGCCCCTCACCTCCGTGCCGGGGCTCCACGACGCCATCCGCCGCTGGAACTCTGCCGACCACGACGCGTCGTCCTCGGCGACGACGTACACGCGGCTCACCGCGCCGTACCCCTCGGCCATCAGGAACTCCTCGTCGTCCATCACGGCGTCGTCCACGAACTGCCTCGACGGCCTCACGAGCGTCTTTGCCAGGGTCAGGTCCTGTGCCGGTGTTGGCGTCGCAGTTCATCAGAGActaagaggaagaagacggtgCAGTC
The Brachypodium distachyon strain Bd21 chromosome 2, Brachypodium_distachyon_v3.0, whole genome shotgun sequence genome window above contains:
- the LOC100832328 gene encoding psbP domain-containing protein 7, chloroplastic, with protein sequence METTAAARARRHPAAPAERGSSSCRRRRGVSVRCSSSGSSPAQEFAALASVFRRRLVVGATTAAAAAVGANFGGVTSFLLGLSPELGRSLRLDVLYPVGGFTRCLDSDNGFEFIYPANWVGDQTILYNQVKKAELQRSLDPPPLTNGRSPSRPSNISGPVAAFGPPGSNGELNVSVIVSPVPQDFSIEAFGGPKDVGEVVLRRIARTKRNPDISATLIDAALREDTVTNVKYYKLEFRVESPSFRRHNVAVCCVRDGKLYTLNAQAPESAWRAVQNEFFAMADSFSLVIDV